CAACACCGCCACTTTCATTGGCGCGATATCTGGGTGGAAGCCCATCACCACACGAACGTCTTCACTGCCCTTTTCGTCCGACGTGATTTCTTCGCGGTAAGCATCGCACATGAACGCCAAGATCAAACGATCACAACCAACGGCAGTCTCAATGACGTAAGGAATGAACTTTTCTTTGGTCGCTTCATCGAAGTACTCAAGGGACTTACCAGAGAACTTCATATGTTGAGACAAGTCGAAATCAGAACGGTTATGAATACCTTCCAACTCGCTAAAGCCCATTGGGAATTTGTATTCAACGTCCACAGCTGCTTTCGCGTAGTGAGCGAGCTTTTCGTGTGGCTTGAAGTTCAGGTTTTCTTTTTTGATACCGTACTTCAAGTAGAACGCCATACGCGTTTCTTTCCATTGATCAAAGAAACCAGCGTCTGTGCCCGGTTTTACGAAATATTGCATTTCCATTTGTTCAAACTCACGCGTACGGAAAATAAAATTACCTGGCGTGATTTCGTTACGGAATGATTTACCGATGGCTGCAATACCGAATGGCACTTTGTAACGAGAGCTCTGTTGGCAGTTCAAGAAATTCACGAAGTGACCTTGAGCTGTCTCAGGACGCAAGTAAATGACGCTACCAGAATCCTCGACAGGGCCCATATGAGTTTTGAACATCAAGTTGAAGCTGCGCTCTTCAGACAAGTTTTTGCTACCGCAGTTCGGGCATTTCTTTTCATTGATGTAAGACTCTGTGTTGTCAGCGCGGAAGCGAGTTTTACAGTCTTTACAATCGACCAAAGGATCCGAGAAACCATCAACGTGACCCGAGGCCTTCCACACCATGGGGTGCATAAGGATCGCAGCATCAAGACCGACGATGTCGTTTCTGCGAGTCATCGCATTCCACCAAATACGCTTTACGTTTTGCTTCAGGATTGAGCCCAAAGGACCATAGTCCCAGCACGAAGCCAAGCCCCCGTAGATCTCACTACTTGGAAATACAAAACCACGACGTTTGGATAGTGAAACGAGAGTACTTAAGTCCTCGAGATGCTTGATTTTCATGAAATCCCCTATGGCAGAAAAAAGGCCTTCTATTTGGGTAACATTGAGCCCTGGACCAGTCAAGAAATCAGACTTGTGTGGCGAGAGGGGTTCACTGAAAATAGAGGAAGTAATTCCAGGATGGAAAATGAAGAATAACGCAACATATTACAAATCCCTCGTCGTCTTCG
The sequence above is drawn from the Bdellovibrionales bacterium genome and encodes:
- a CDS encoding glycine--tRNA ligase; the protein is MKIKHLEDLSTLVSLSKRRGFVFPSSEIYGGLASCWDYGPLGSILKQNVKRIWWNAMTRRNDIVGLDAAILMHPMVWKASGHVDGFSDPLVDCKDCKTRFRADNTESYINEKKCPNCGSKNLSEERSFNLMFKTHMGPVEDSGSVIYLRPETAQGHFVNFLNCQQSSRYKVPFGIAAIGKSFRNEITPGNFIFRTREFEQMEMQYFVKPGTDAGFFDQWKETRMAFYLKYGIKKENLNFKPHEKLAHYAKAAVDVEYKFPMGFSELEGIHNRSDFDLSQHMKFSGKSLEYFDEATKEKFIPYVIETAVGCDRLILAFMCDAYREEITSDEKGSEDVRVVMGFHPDIAPMKVAVLPLSKKEELAVPANQLRDQLAADFDVTYDEAASIGKRYRRQDEIGTPFCVTVDFDTLNDKAVTVRHRDTMLQERVPMEGLNEYIAKRLKNFYAK